One Vallitalea pronyensis genomic region harbors:
- a CDS encoding helix-turn-helix domain-containing protein, which produces MKRKDRHISYYYKYLLSYIAILIIPILFLALYVDVRIFETLENEVITNDVNTLHQVKNGIESHLIQLQKIRNEIYMDTNKSSFYFKEDPMQAVQRIDELRAYQVTNPYLTDIFLYYCGDDYIYTSTGSCRLELMMKDFFHYKDWDYDDFYHTINTIQQPMFRSVEWVKLSNNTDHQYATMIYPLRESTAAPYAMLMFIMPKEFFDSRMHHVIDNHAKITVVMDDTDKIIVSSQHASFLYTDKFKRLITSTNRLNKTVIELEQKKYIAAFVQSDETGWTYITLSPQESIALKTKHVRRGFLYGILLVIGMGFLAIFISMRINYNPIKKLKNYSASIIHHVKGSKGELDVVKEAIDFLSDQNALLTDEVEHSSEASRQYMTMQILRGSMPLHDQVQKKAEKYGVLIHDYCTVAILYVNNNTDGILTRQGIIQMLKKAFSPTVNLYACEHFDCRKIIMILSFKELGDAALTEPFKDVQKAIKERYNISTAVGIGHCYEDKKLIPKAYIEASTAVDYRLIKGNGCVILFRDIMEQQIALASYPQENLKNITHFLKAGKIKEIEKELDHMVSYIKNNNTPIFIVRGLCFDIINQIFQTSQEMVNAFDNHANDVPDVFTLSKYDTVDELAAVAKDLSHDLCTQIIQQKEKEELSLIRDMVIYIKENYSDCCFSLQVMADHFNMSQSSLSMYFKDKTEQTILNYITRIKMDKAKELLISTEIPLSKLSLEVGYSNVTSFIRRFKQWEGITPGEYRKKYV; this is translated from the coding sequence ATGAAACGTAAAGATAGACATATAAGTTATTATTATAAATATTTACTATCTTATATTGCAATCCTTATTATCCCCATACTGTTTCTTGCTTTATATGTGGATGTGCGTATTTTTGAGACCTTAGAAAATGAAGTCATTACCAACGATGTGAACACGTTGCATCAAGTTAAAAATGGTATTGAATCCCACCTTATTCAGTTACAAAAAATAAGGAATGAGATTTACATGGATACCAATAAATCGTCTTTTTACTTTAAGGAAGACCCTATGCAGGCAGTCCAAAGGATTGATGAATTAAGAGCTTACCAAGTGACCAATCCTTATTTAACAGATATATTTTTATACTATTGTGGTGATGACTATATCTATACATCAACAGGATCTTGTCGTCTTGAATTGATGATGAAAGATTTCTTTCATTATAAAGACTGGGATTATGATGATTTTTATCACACCATCAATACGATTCAACAACCCATGTTCCGTTCTGTTGAATGGGTAAAATTATCCAATAACACAGATCATCAGTATGCCACCATGATTTATCCCTTAAGGGAAAGTACAGCTGCTCCTTATGCCATGCTCATGTTTATCATGCCAAAAGAATTTTTTGATTCACGTATGCATCATGTGATTGATAATCATGCAAAGATAACGGTGGTTATGGATGACACAGATAAAATCATTGTGTCTTCTCAACACGCATCATTCCTCTATACGGATAAGTTTAAGAGGCTTATCACATCCACCAATCGTTTAAACAAAACAGTGATCGAACTTGAACAGAAAAAATACATTGCTGCTTTTGTTCAATCGGATGAAACAGGGTGGACTTACATCACCTTATCGCCACAAGAAAGTATTGCTTTGAAAACAAAACATGTAAGACGAGGTTTTCTATATGGCATTTTATTGGTCATTGGCATGGGTTTTCTGGCAATTTTTATATCCATGCGCATTAACTATAACCCCATTAAAAAATTAAAGAATTATTCAGCTAGTATTATCCATCACGTCAAAGGGTCTAAGGGTGAACTGGATGTGGTGAAGGAGGCCATTGATTTTTTATCGGATCAGAATGCATTATTGACAGATGAGGTTGAACATTCCAGTGAGGCAAGCCGACAATACATGACCATGCAAATATTAAGAGGCAGCATGCCGTTGCATGATCAAGTACAAAAAAAGGCAGAAAAATACGGCGTGTTGATTCATGATTATTGTACCGTAGCTATTTTATACGTGAATAACAATACAGATGGTATATTAACCCGTCAAGGGATTATACAAATGCTGAAAAAGGCATTTTCACCAACTGTTAACCTATATGCTTGTGAACATTTTGACTGTAGAAAAATAATCATGATTTTATCCTTTAAAGAGCTGGGGGATGCTGCGTTAACAGAACCCTTCAAAGATGTTCAAAAAGCCATAAAGGAGCGCTATAACATCTCAACAGCTGTTGGTATTGGCCATTGTTATGAGGATAAAAAACTCATACCCAAAGCCTATATTGAAGCATCAACGGCCGTAGACTATCGTCTGATTAAAGGAAATGGTTGTGTCATCTTATTCCGTGATATTATGGAACAGCAAATTGCATTGGCATCCTATCCACAGGAGAATCTCAAAAACATCACCCATTTTCTGAAGGCAGGTAAAATCAAAGAGATTGAAAAAGAACTGGATCACATGGTGAGTTACATTAAAAATAACAATACCCCTATCTTTATTGTCAGAGGATTGTGTTTTGATATTATTAATCAAATCTTTCAAACAAGCCAAGAGATGGTCAATGCGTTTGATAACCATGCTAATGACGTTCCAGATGTTTTTACCTTGTCCAAATACGATACAGTGGATGAATTAGCTGCGGTGGCTAAGGATCTCAGTCATGATTTGTGTACCCAAATCATACAGCAGAAAGAAAAAGAAGAATTGTCACTTATTCGTGACATGGTTATCTATATCAAAGAAAATTATTCAGACTGTTGTTTTTCCCTACAGGTTATGGCGGATCATTTTAACATGTCTCAGTCAAGCTTGAGTATGTATTTCAAAGATAAAACAGAGCAAACCATTTTAAACTATATTACGCGGATTAAGATGGATAAAGCCAAAGAATTATTAATATCAACAGAAATACCCCTAAGTAAGCTATCTCTAGAAGTTGGCTACAGCAATGTAACAAGCTTCATTCGTCGGTTTAAGCAGTGGGAGGGTATTACGCCTGGTGAATATAGGAAAAAGTACGTTTAG